One Defluviimonas aquaemixtae DNA window includes the following coding sequences:
- a CDS encoding DUF2237 family protein, with translation MNKDPSLNVLGGPLTPCSTEPTTGFFRDGHCNTCAEDRGSHTVCAVMTAEFLAYSKYVGNDLSTPRPDFRFPGLKPGDRWCLCAARFAQAYDEGCAPQVDLAATHARAVDIVPLEVLRAHGTET, from the coding sequence ATGAACAAGGATCCGAGCCTCAACGTTCTCGGCGGTCCGCTCACGCCTTGTTCGACCGAGCCGACCACAGGCTTCTTCCGCGACGGGCACTGCAATACCTGCGCCGAGGACCGCGGCAGCCACACGGTCTGCGCTGTCATGACGGCCGAGTTTCTGGCCTATTCAAAGTACGTCGGCAACGACCTGTCCACTCCACGCCCGGACTTCCGCTTTCCGGGGCTCAAACCCGGCGACCGCTGGTGCCTCTGCGCCGCCCGGTTTGCACAGGCGTATGACGAAGGTTGCGCGCCGCAGGTCGACCTCGCCGCCACGCATGCCCGTGCAGTGGACATCGTGCCGCTCGAGGTGCTGCGCGCGCACGGCACGGAAACCTGA
- a CDS encoding PepSY domain-containing protein — protein sequence MTRKLILTSSAIVMLGSAAMAELSARDVISDLRAQGFNDIEVKVGPTQIKAEASNGTDKLEVIMDRASGSTLKQEIYAGQGGEVDPGIEIDTRTRDFVRGADASSIDDSDDDDDSSSGSNSSSNGSSDDDDDDDRGGRGDDDDDDDDDRSGRGSGSDDDDDRSGRGGGDDDRDNSGRGSRDD from the coding sequence GTGACACGCAAATTGATCTTGACCAGCTCTGCGATCGTAATGCTCGGCTCGGCGGCGATGGCCGAATTGAGCGCTCGGGACGTTATCTCGGATCTCAGGGCGCAGGGCTTCAATGACATCGAAGTGAAAGTTGGCCCGACGCAGATCAAGGCCGAAGCCAGCAACGGCACCGACAAGCTCGAGGTGATCATGGATCGCGCCAGCGGCTCGACGCTGAAACAAGAAATCTATGCCGGTCAGGGCGGCGAAGTCGATCCGGGCATCGAAATCGACACCCGGACCAGGGACTTCGTCAGGGGGGCGGATGCTTCGTCCATCGACGATTCCGACGACGACGATGATTCGTCGTCCGGGTCGAACAGCAGCTCGAATGGCAGTTCCGATGACGACGACGATGACGACCGCGGCGGTCGCGGCGACGACGATGACGACGACGATGACGACCGCAGCGGCCGTGGGAGCGGCAGCGACGATGACGACGACCGCAGCGGCCGGGGCGGTGGCGATGACGACCGTGACAACAGCGGCCGCGGAAGCCGGGACGATTGA
- a CDS encoding MFS transporter — protein MTILRTAAVARTPNAALASVGVFWGAFAALVPDIKAGIAATDADFGFAMMAAAIGGIAAMAIAPWLMARLGRFGLPATGIVFALAFFYPLLPRGSFGFGLAMVAVGASVSLLDIAANMRLSVLEERHSRHLMNFSHAMFSFAFAASAFAASLGRKAGYGPAEVLPVIAIVALVLAALMWESRGWTDAAPAPEGSDRGTPWVPILLTAGVLLASFVSENATETWSALHIERTLGGPAGEGGFGPVAFGVTMGIGRLLGQVAAARLGEAALILWSAVIGVAGALVIAAAPVPAIAVAGVGLLGIGVAVVVPSANSILGRLVRPDQRAHAISRAWMVGFTGFFVGPSAMGLIAEYAGLRIAFLTIALVMAAIVPLVLAVKRRGG, from the coding sequence ATGACGATCTTGCGGACGGCGGCGGTGGCACGGACGCCGAATGCGGCGCTCGCGTCTGTGGGTGTGTTCTGGGGCGCATTTGCAGCACTTGTGCCGGATATTAAAGCCGGGATAGCGGCGACTGATGCCGACTTCGGGTTCGCCATGATGGCCGCCGCGATCGGCGGAATCGCCGCGATGGCCATTGCGCCATGGCTCATGGCGCGGCTTGGCCGGTTCGGCCTTCCTGCGACGGGCATCGTCTTTGCGCTCGCATTCTTCTACCCGCTGCTGCCGCGCGGCAGTTTCGGCTTCGGCCTTGCAATGGTGGCGGTCGGGGCGTCGGTCTCGTTGCTCGACATCGCTGCCAACATGAGGCTTTCGGTGCTGGAAGAGCGACACTCACGGCACCTTATGAACTTTTCGCACGCGATGTTTTCCTTCGCCTTCGCCGCTTCGGCCTTCGCTGCTAGCCTGGGCCGCAAGGCGGGATACGGTCCCGCCGAAGTCTTGCCCGTGATAGCCATCGTCGCGCTCGTCCTCGCAGCGCTCATGTGGGAAAGCCGCGGCTGGACGGACGCGGCCCCAGCGCCCGAAGGATCGGATCGCGGCACGCCGTGGGTGCCGATCCTGCTGACTGCGGGCGTGCTCCTCGCTTCCTTCGTCAGCGAGAATGCGACCGAGACCTGGTCGGCCCTGCATATCGAGCGCACGCTGGGCGGGCCCGCGGGCGAGGGCGGATTCGGCCCCGTCGCCTTCGGAGTGACGATGGGAATCGGACGGCTTCTGGGGCAGGTCGCGGCGGCGCGGCTGGGCGAAGCGGCGCTGATCCTCTGGTCCGCAGTCATCGGCGTGGCGGGGGCGCTTGTCATCGCGGCGGCCCCCGTGCCGGCGATCGCGGTCGCGGGCGTCGGTCTTCTCGGGATCGGGGTCGCAGTCGTGGTGCCGTCGGCCAATTCGATCCTTGGCCGGCTCGTCCGTCCCGACCAGAGGGCGCACGCGATCTCGCGGGCCTGGATGGTCGGCTTTACCGGCTTCTTCGTCGGCCCGAGCGCGATGGGCCTGATCGCGGAATATGCAGGCCTTCGGATAGCGTTCCTCACCATCGCGCTCGTCATGGCGGCGATCGTGCCGCTAGTGCTCGCCGTCAAGCGGCGCGGAGGCTAG
- a CDS encoding helix-turn-helix transcriptional regulator encodes MVQALCAVFFVSDIVFSVLGIYAQPISWQSREMLELGAALGLSLGVCVGAVLLLRTLRDKRRAETRLRRASGAFLDLIEERFGEWGLTPAEREVALFAIKGFSTLEIAELRQTSEGTVKAQTNAVYRKASVGGRSQLLSLFIDDLIATPVVAVANDALEKRKEA; translated from the coding sequence GTGGTGCAGGCGCTTTGCGCCGTTTTCTTCGTTTCCGACATCGTATTTTCCGTGCTGGGTATCTATGCGCAGCCGATCAGCTGGCAGAGCCGAGAAATGCTTGAACTCGGCGCCGCCTTGGGTCTGAGCCTTGGCGTTTGCGTTGGTGCTGTGCTGCTATTGCGCACGCTTCGCGACAAGCGCCGGGCCGAGACGCGGCTGCGTCGTGCCTCTGGCGCGTTTCTGGACCTCATCGAGGAAAGGTTCGGGGAGTGGGGTCTTACGCCGGCCGAGCGGGAGGTGGCGCTGTTCGCCATCAAGGGATTCAGCACGCTCGAGATCGCTGAACTGAGGCAGACCTCCGAGGGTACGGTGAAGGCCCAGACCAACGCCGTCTATCGCAAGGCGAGCGTCGGTGGGCGTTCCCAGTTGCTCAGCCTGTTCATCGACGATCTGATCGCGACGCCGGTCGTGGCGGTCGCCAATGACGCGCTCGAGAAGCGGAAGGAGGCATAG
- a CDS encoding 50S ribosomal protein L25/general stress protein Ctc produces MAKEIPDLQAEVRTGTGKGAARQARREGYVPGIVYGGGTDPVPINVDYHALLKRLKHGQFLQTLFNLKVDGHDDVRVICRGVQRDVVKDLPTHLDLMRLKRTSRIKLFIPVEFINHDKALGFRKGGTLVAVRPEVELEVTASDIPEHITVDLTDRDIGDVIHINDIDLPAGAKPTIHRNFVIANIAAPSGLLSEDEEEAEEAEEGVVDEAEAPAEAEEGDEE; encoded by the coding sequence ATGGCCAAAGAGATCCCTGATCTTCAGGCCGAGGTACGGACGGGGACAGGCAAGGGGGCCGCTCGTCAAGCTCGTCGTGAGGGCTACGTACCCGGCATCGTTTACGGCGGCGGCACCGATCCGGTTCCGATCAACGTCGACTACCACGCGCTTCTGAAGCGGCTCAAGCACGGTCAGTTCTTGCAGACGCTCTTCAATCTCAAGGTCGATGGCCACGACGACGTGCGTGTCATTTGCCGCGGCGTCCAGCGCGACGTCGTGAAGGATCTGCCGACGCATCTCGACCTGATGCGGTTGAAGCGCACATCCCGCATCAAGCTCTTTATCCCGGTCGAATTCATCAACCATGACAAGGCGCTCGGCTTCCGCAAGGGCGGCACGCTCGTCGCGGTACGCCCGGAAGTGGAACTCGAAGTGACTGCGAGCGACATTCCCGAGCACATCACGGTCGACCTGACCGACCGCGATATCGGCGACGTCATCCACATCAACGATATCGACCTGCCGGCAGGCGCTAAACCAACGATCCACCGGAACTTCGTCATCGCCAACATCGCTGCCCCATCGGGCCTTCTCTCCGAGGACGAGGAGGAAGCCGAAGAGGCCGAAGAGGGCGTTGTCGACGAGGCCGAGGCACCCGCCGAGGCCGAAGAGGGCGACGAGGAGTAG
- the pth gene encoding aminoacyl-tRNA hydrolase — MRLFVGLGNPGQKYAMHRHNVGYMTVDRIAADHGFSPWRSKFQGVISEGRLGAERVVLLKPETFMNLSGQSVGEAMRFFKLEPADITVFHDEIDLAPGKCRVKTGGGHAGHNGLRSLHAHIGDDYQRVRIGVGHPGHKDRVPAYVLSDFAKADRGWLDDLLRGASDGAPALAAGDAARFANAVALRTAPPRSSTTAAADAPKVPAPPPAAESATETHDARSPLQRLIDRFR, encoded by the coding sequence ATGCGACTGTTCGTAGGCTTGGGAAATCCCGGCCAGAAATACGCGATGCATCGCCACAACGTCGGCTACATGACGGTAGACCGCATCGCAGCGGATCACGGATTCTCGCCCTGGCGGTCGAAGTTCCAAGGCGTGATCAGCGAAGGACGGCTCGGAGCCGAGAGGGTCGTGCTGCTGAAACCCGAGACCTTCATGAACCTTTCCGGCCAGTCGGTCGGCGAGGCAATGCGTTTTTTCAAGCTCGAACCCGCCGACATCACGGTCTTTCACGATGAAATCGACCTCGCGCCCGGAAAGTGCCGGGTAAAAACCGGCGGCGGGCATGCGGGTCACAACGGGCTGCGCTCGCTGCATGCCCATATTGGCGACGACTACCAGCGCGTCAGAATCGGCGTGGGCCATCCGGGTCACAAAGACCGCGTGCCAGCTTATGTATTGTCGGATTTCGCGAAGGCGGATCGCGGCTGGTTGGATGATCTGCTGCGCGGAGCGTCCGACGGCGCCCCGGCGCTCGCAGCAGGCGATGCGGCGCGCTTCGCCAATGCGGTGGCGCTCAGAACCGCGCCGCCCCGATCCTCGACGACTGCGGCGGCAGATGCCCCGAAGGTTCCGGCGCCGCCCCCGGCAGCAGAGTCCGCCACAGAGACACATGACGCGAGATCGCCGCTGCAGCGGCTGATCGACCGGTTTCGCTGA